The Oxalobacter aliiformigenes nucleotide sequence GAACCCTGTCGGCTTTTGCCGCCAGCCGCTTGATACGGGCATCCCGCTCATGGGCGATCTGGACAGGATGGACATTCGACAAACCACTCCTTGCCAGACGCGGTTTCATTTTCGCCAGCCGCCTGTCGGAAACATCGAATGCATAAAGGCGCCCCGTATTACGCATCGCGACACCCAGTGCCAGTGTCTTGCCACCGGCACCGGCACAAAAATCGACGACCATTTCACCCCGCTTCGCCCCGACAATCTGGGCCAGCAACTGGCTGCCCTCATCCTGAACCTCGACATTTCCTTCCTTGAACAAAGGCATATTCTGCAAGGCGATTTTCCGGTGCAAACGGATTCCGGACGAAGCGTAGGGAGTCGGTTCACATTCGACGGGCACCTCTTTCAGGACCTTCAGGACATCTTCCCGTTTGGCCTTAAGCGTATTGACCCGCAGATCCAGAGAAGCAGGTGTATTCAGCACAGAGGCCAGTCTGAGCGTTTCGTCCTCGCCATACTGGGCAACCAGCCTGTTATAAAGCCAGTCAGGCAGATTGGCCTGCATCTTTTTCGGCAACCGGGCTCTGTCGATTTTCATGACATGCTCCAGCCAGACCTTTTCCTCCTCGCTGATTCCGCCCAGTGCTTCGACTCCATAGATATCGGCCAGACCAAGCAAGACCAGACGCCGCATTTGCGCACCTCTCCCGGACTCGGAAAGGTGATTGTAAACCAGCCGGTTGCGCAAGATCGCGTATACCGTTTCCGCAATCGCCCCTCTTTCACGCATCCCCAGTTTGGCATGTTCCCGGAAATATCGCGAAATCACAACATCGGCAGGCCCCGCAAATTGCAGGATCTCTCTCAATACCTGTTCGGTATGCGTAATGACCAGTGGAGACAATCTCACAATCCCCCTCCCGTCAATACAAAATCCAGGGATGATGCGACATCCTCTGCCAATCTGGCCTTTCCGTCCCGGGTATAGGCCACCTTATCCTCGACAAACCAGCCGACGACCCTCGGATAAAGCCGGTGCTCCTGTTCCAGCACCCGATCGGCCAGCGAATCCTCGTCATCATCCGGCAGCACCGGTACCACAGCCTGCGCAATAATGGGGCCACCATCGAGTTCCGGAGTGACGAAATGTACCGTCGCGCCATGAACCCTGACACCCGCCTCGATAGCCTGCCGGTGAGTATGCAATCCCTTAAAACCGGGTAACAAGGAAGGATGGATATTGATCATGCGCCCCGCATAATGATTGACGAAACCGTCCGTCAGAATCCGCATGAACCCGGCGAGAATCACCAGATCGGGATGATATTCGTCAATTGCCTTCTGCAACGCCGCATCATAGGATTGCCGATCCGGATAATCCTTATGGGACACCACCCGGGTCAAAATCCCCTCTTTTTCCGCAAAAGCCAGCCCGGCGGCATCGGCACGGTTACTGATCACGGCACACAACCTGGCCGCCCATTTTTCACGTCTGAACGCCCGGACAATGGCTTCCATGTTGCTGCCCCGTCCGGAAATAAGGATGACAATATTTTTCATGCGCAAATTGTACCCGTCCTGCCGTCTTTATTCCATGCCGGCAAACGAATTATTCCGTGTTTCTAAATCGCGAAGCATTTCCGTTACGGTCACTTTATTTCGGGCAACTTCGCCTTTTTCGGTCATCGGACAGACCTGCCCGACACGAAAATGGCCCGGATCCATCCAATTTGTCCATCAAAAAAAGGTGAAGCATCCGCTTCACCTTTTTACAAAGAGACGACCTGTCTCCCCCAAAAACAGGATTATCCTGCAACCGGAGCAGCGACGAAATCCGTCAGCAGTTTTCTTAACCGGTCCGACCAGAAAAAACCGGCACAAGTCAGCGACATTCCGTCTCCATCCCTGCTGTCAACAAGCAGTCCGGCCTCTTTCCATTGTGCAAGAAGTTTCCTTCCCGAATCGCGGTGCGATACCGGCCATTTGTCCATATCCGGCAACTGCAGCCTCTCCATGGCGACATCCAGTTCATGGGAAAATCCGCCACGATCGGCGGAAAGCGGGGAAGGTGTGATTCTGGACAGCGGTTTCTCGCCACGGCCGACCATTTCCGCATAAGTCCCGATATCTCTTGCCGTACCGAGCCCGATCGTTCCCAGCCGACCGCCAGCGGCCGAACCGAAAGGAATCATATCGGTCTGCTGTCCGGCAAGACGGTTATACAACGATCTTTCACGGGTATTGCGACGCCAGTGTTTCGGCGAAAAGTGCTCGAATCCGTAATCGTACAGACGTTCATACGCCGCACCGAACATTCTGGCTTTTTCGTTGAACTCCGGCATCGCCGGCATTTTTCCGCGGTTAATCGCCTTGTCGAGCGGACTGTCCGGAAAACGCCTGAGTTCATACAGATCAAGGCCGGCAATACCCGTTTCCTCACTGATATACCGGATATCGTCCAGAAGCATCGGAATATCCTGCCCCGGCAACCCGTACATCAAATCGATGACGACTGAAGCGCCGCTTTCGCACAGGCCATTCAGCGCTTCACCGACTTCTTCCCGGGAAGAGATCCGCCCGAGTTTTTTCCGCAATGCCGTATTGGCTGACTGAACCCCCAGAGAAAAACGGTTTGCCCCCGCCTCGACCCACGCCTTGCCCTTGTCTGCGGTAAACCCGGTCGTTCTCCCCTCCACCGTCACTTCCGCGTCGGGAGATATCCTGAAACAGTCATGCAAGGCGCGGATGACCGCCGCCATATCGTCCCGATCCAGATCACTCGGCGTTCCGCCACCGAAATAAATGACATCTACCGACCGTTTGTCGACCACCTCTCTCAGAACATACGCCGTATCGACAATTTCTTTCAGAAGCAGTGAAGAATATTCCTTGCTGAAATCCTTCTTGGTCTGATTGATATAAAAGGGACAAAAAGTACAATGATGGTGACAAAACGGCACATGTACATACAAAGCAAGCGGACGTTCCGGCCTCGCCATAAATGCCTTTGCACCGAATTCGGCAAAAGACCCGCCATCCCATTCGGGAGGCTGTGGTCGCATGCGGGCAAGTGAAGGCATCGTTTTCTTTTCCTCGGCAAAAGCCATCGTCAGGGGATCGGACGAAACCTGAGCATAAAAATCGGAAATGTCAGGCATGAGCAACCTCCTTTACCCCCCTGTCACATTGAACAGTCACCGCACGACGCAACCAGACCGGATCGTCCAGTACCTGCAAGGCAGCGGCCGCCACATCACCACGGGAAACATAGCCTTTCCGGTTCCTGTCCGGTCCGTCAAGCAGGCAGAAATTGCCCGATGCAGGCTCGTCATTCAAACCGCCCGGCCGGACAATCGTCCAGGGCAATCCGCTCTTTTTCAGATAATTTTCCGCTTCGGTCTTGGCTTGCAGGGCCTCTCCGAGAAACTTTTTGACATTATCATTCAACGCTTCATACTGCTCGCCGCATCCCATCGATGTCACAAGCAAAAACCGTTCTACCGGCTCTCCTCCTTCAAGTGCGCGAACGACATTGATATTGCCTTCACCACAGACACGACGGCCCTGTGCATTTTTGCCTCCCATCAGACTGATCACCCTGCGGGGCCGGGTTTCATTCAGTGTCTGCCAGCAATCATGCACCTCGAAGGCATCCCCCCGAACAACCGTCACTCCCAGCATTTTCAGACTGGACACATCACTCTCTTTTCTTGCCATGGCGGCAACTCTTTCCCCTTTTCCGACCGCCAGACGTGCAATGGAAAGACCGGTATTGCGGGTTGCCCCGAAAATCAGCAAATCGACCCCTTTCATGCAACCGCTCCGGTTTTGGCATCGGAAAACCAGAAGCGCATGGCAGTAATCTGCTCCGGAACAAGCTCCCCTTTTTCATCACGTCCTGCAAAAATCTTGAACATGGCGTTTCCCGATTCATTGATGAATTGCAGACTGACTGTCTGCCTTTTCATAAAAGGTCTTTCCACCAGATAAATCGATTTGCAATGATTGGCCCGCAAATGGCCGTGCAACGGACTGTTATAGGCAAAATTGTAAAAACCGTGACTGAACTTTCCGTTGGGCAATTCACCGGAAAATTCCATGATGACATCAGGTGTATTCATGACCAGAGTCACTTTGCCCAATGCAGGAAGCGACTGCATGACATCCACGAAATGACTGCCGTCGATCTTTTGCCACATGGATTCAGGAAGCAGCTCGATCACTTCGGCCAGTCCCAGATCCGCGTTGGTGGCAATCCCTTCCAGCATGGCGCCGGGATTTTCCCGAAGCATTTCACGAATGGCGGTCTTGTTCATGGGTTGTGTTGTATTTGTCATGTGTATTTCTTTTCTTTCTGAAAACCTTGTGGGGTTGGTTGAAAACTCGGTGAGATACAAAGCTCACCCTAAAAAAATTAAATGATAATCATTCGCATTTGTGTTGACAATTTTAAATGAAAATAATTATCATTTGCATCGTTTTCAAAAAATATTCTGAAAAACAATCAAGAAAACTTCATCAACCGAACAAATTCTTCAAATTTATCGAATCATGGCCGTACACGTTCCCAATCATTTCCCGATCCGGCACATCGACAGTTTACCGCGACCGCTTGTTCGGGGATTGGCAACCGCCGTTCTGTTCATGCACGGAATCCTTATCGCCGCCGCACTGAGAAGTA carries:
- a CDS encoding NAD(P)-dependent oxidoreductase; this encodes MKGVDLLIFGATRNTGLSIARLAVGKGERVAAMARKESDVSSLKMLGVTVVRGDAFEVHDCWQTLNETRPRRVISLMGGKNAQGRRVCGEGNINVVRALEGGEPVERFLLVTSMGCGEQYEALNDNVKKFLGEALQAKTEAENYLKKSGLPWTIVRPGGLNDEPASGNFCLLDGPDRNRKGYVSRGDVAAAALQVLDDPVWLRRAVTVQCDRGVKEVAHA
- the purN gene encoding phosphoribosylglycinamide formyltransferase, with protein sequence MKNIVILISGRGSNMEAIVRAFRREKWAARLCAVISNRADAAGLAFAEKEGILTRVVSHKDYPDRQSYDAALQKAIDEYHPDLVILAGFMRILTDGFVNHYAGRMINIHPSLLPGFKGLHTHRQAIEAGVRVHGATVHFVTPELDGGPIIAQAVVPVLPDDDEDSLADRVLEQEHRLYPRVVGWFVEDKVAYTRDGKARLAEDVASSLDFVLTGGGL
- a CDS encoding RsmB/NOP family class I SAM-dependent RNA methyltransferase, which translates into the protein MRLSPLVITHTEQVLREILQFAGPADVVISRYFREHAKLGMRERGAIAETVYAILRNRLVYNHLSESGRGAQMRRLVLLGLADIYGVEALGGISEEEKVWLEHVMKIDRARLPKKMQANLPDWLYNRLVAQYGEDETLRLASVLNTPASLDLRVNTLKAKREDVLKVLKEVPVECEPTPYASSGIRLHRKIALQNMPLFKEGNVEVQDEGSQLLAQIVGAKRGEMVVDFCAGAGGKTLALGVAMRNTGRLYAFDVSDRRLAKMKPRLARSGLSNVHPVQIAHERDARIKRLAAKADRVLVDSPCSGLGTLRRNPDLKWRQTPETIAEMAQKQQAILESAARLVRPGGRLVYATCSLLDDENEKIVAGFLEKDDRFVLVPMQQVLGEGKIGLEMGDYLKLLPQIHQTDGFFAAVFERVR
- the hutW gene encoding heme anaerobic degradation radical SAM methyltransferase ChuW/HutW encodes the protein MPDISDFYAQVSSDPLTMAFAEEKKTMPSLARMRPQPPEWDGGSFAEFGAKAFMARPERPLALYVHVPFCHHHCTFCPFYINQTKKDFSKEYSSLLLKEIVDTAYVLREVVDKRSVDVIYFGGGTPSDLDRDDMAAVIRALHDCFRISPDAEVTVEGRTTGFTADKGKAWVEAGANRFSLGVQSANTALRKKLGRISSREEVGEALNGLCESGASVVIDLMYGLPGQDIPMLLDDIRYISEETGIAGLDLYELRRFPDSPLDKAINRGKMPAMPEFNEKARMFGAAYERLYDYGFEHFSPKHWRRNTRERSLYNRLAGQQTDMIPFGSAAGGRLGTIGLGTARDIGTYAEMVGRGEKPLSRITPSPLSADRGGFSHELDVAMERLQLPDMDKWPVSHRDSGRKLLAQWKEAGLLVDSRDGDGMSLTCAGFFWSDRLRKLLTDFVAAPVAG
- the hutX gene encoding heme utilization cystosolic carrier protein HutX, with the protein product MTNTTQPMNKTAIREMLRENPGAMLEGIATNADLGLAEVIELLPESMWQKIDGSHFVDVMQSLPALGKVTLVMNTPDVIMEFSGELPNGKFSHGFYNFAYNSPLHGHLRANHCKSIYLVERPFMKRQTVSLQFINESGNAMFKIFAGRDEKGELVPEQITAMRFWFSDAKTGAVA